A portion of the Fusobacterium nucleatum genome contains these proteins:
- a CDS encoding tyrosine phenol-lyase — translation MRFEDYPAEPFRIKSVETVKMIDKAAREEVIKKAGYNTFLINSEDVYIDLLTDSGTNAMSDKQWGGLMQGDEAYAGSRNFFHLEETVKEIFGFKHIVPTHQGRGAENILSQIAIKPGQYVPGNMYFTTTRYHQERNGGIFKDIIRDEAHDATLNVPFKGDIDLNKLQKLIDEVGAENIAYVCLAVTVNLAGGQPVSMKNMKAVRELTKKHGIKVFYDATRCVENAYFIKEQEEGYQDKTIKEIVHEMFSYADGCTMSGKKDCLVNIGGFLCMNDEDLFLAAKEIVVVYEGMPSYGGLAGRDMEAMAIGLRESLQYEYIRHRILQVRYLGEKLKEAGVPILEPVGGHAVFLDARRFCPHIPQEEFPAQALAAAIYVECGVRTMERGIISAGRDVKTGENHKPKLETVRVTIPRRVYTYKHMDVVAEGIIKLYKHKEDIKPLEFVYEPKQLRFFTARFGIKK, via the coding sequence ATGAGATTTGAAGATTATCCAGCAGAGCCATTTAGAATTAAAAGTGTAGAAACTGTTAAAATGATTGATAAGGCAGCAAGAGAAGAAGTAATTAAAAAAGCAGGATATAATACTTTCTTAATTAACTCTGAAGATGTTTACATTGATTTATTAACTGATAGTGGAACTAATGCTATGAGTGATAAACAATGGGGTGGATTAATGCAAGGTGATGAAGCTTATGCAGGAAGTAGAAATTTCTTCCACTTAGAAGAAACTGTAAAAGAAATATTTGGGTTTAAACATATAGTTCCTACTCACCAAGGAAGAGGAGCAGAAAATATTTTATCTCAAATAGCTATAAAACCTGGACAATATGTTCCTGGAAATATGTATTTTACAACTACTAGATATCACCAAGAAAGAAATGGTGGAATATTTAAAGATATTATCAGAGATGAGGCACATGATGCTACTCTTAATGTTCCTTTCAAAGGAGATATTGACTTAAATAAATTACAAAAATTAATAGATGAAGTTGGAGCAGAAAACATTGCTTATGTTTGTTTAGCTGTAACTGTAAACCTTGCTGGTGGACAACCAGTTTCTATGAAAAATATGAAAGCAGTTAGAGAACTAACTAAAAAACATGGAATAAAAGTTTTCTATGATGCAACTAGATGTGTTGAAAATGCTTACTTCATTAAAGAACAAGAAGAAGGATATCAAGATAAAACTATAAAGGAAATAGTGCATGAAATGTTTAGCTATGCTGATGGATGTACTATGAGTGGTAAAAAAGATTGTCTTGTTAATATAGGTGGATTTTTATGTATGAATGATGAAGATTTATTCTTAGCTGCAAAAGAAATAGTTGTTGTTTATGAAGGTATGCCATCTTATGGTGGACTTGCTGGTAGAGATATGGAAGCTATGGCAATAGGGTTAAGAGAATCTTTACAATATGAATACATTAGACATAGAATTTTACAAGTTAGATACTTAGGAGAAAAATTAAAAGAAGCTGGTGTACCTATACTTGAACCAGTTGGAGGACATGCTGTATTCCTAGATGCTAGAAGATTCTGTCCTCATATCCCACAAGAAGAATTCCCAGCTCAAGCTCTTGCAGCAGCTATCTATGTTGAATGTGGTGTAAGAACTATGGAAAGAGGAATAATTTCTGCTGGTAGAGATGTAAAAACTGGTGAAAACCATAAACCTAAACTAGAAACTGTTAGAGTTACTATTCCAAGAAGAGTTTATACTTATAAACATATGGATGTAGTAGCAGAAGGTATAATCAAATTATATAAACATAAAGAAGATATAAAACCATTAGAATTTGTATATGAACCAAAACAATTAAGATTCTTTACAGCTAGATTTGGAATAAAAAAATAA
- a CDS encoding transposase — protein sequence MKYQFHNIHKKIARNFKVPKSSPNYFTNSDIIHYGLITVIHTFGRDLKWNPHIHALVSLGGFTKNFTFKKLDYFHSPLLLNNESILCLILYKMVIILILKLKILLKKLFLSYTKRIKDYSLM from the coding sequence ATGAAATATCAATTTCACAATATTCACAAAAAAATCGCACGGAATTTTAAAGTTCCTAAATCTTCTCCTAATTATTTTACTAATTCTGATATTATTCATTATGGACTTATTACTGTTATTCATACTTTTGGTAGAGATTTAAAATGGAATCCACATATTCATGCACTTGTTTCTCTTGGTGGTTTTACCAAAAACTTTACTTTTAAAAAATTAGACTACTTTCATTCCCCTCTATTGCTGAACAATGAAAGTATCTTGTGCTTAATATTGTACAAAATGGTAATTATCCTAATCTTAAAATTAAAAATCTTGCTAAAAAAGCTGTTTCTAAGTTATACAAAGAGGATAAAAGATTATTCTTTAATGTAG
- the creD gene encoding cell envelope integrity protein CreD: MENNQQIPPYVRRTVSPVMKKIAFLFIFVLVLLIPLELIKNLIDDRGRLYNQTITNIGNEWGKSQKIIAPVITISYTDTGINKKDSVNNTKTVAVVPVERKFAILPEELNATIEMKDEVRQRGIYNATVYNANIKLKGYFSSKDFPEDKKVQGCVSIGLTDTKALIKINKFKIGDMEQDLEAMSGTMATPLITNGISGQLGPEHNSIMDKEKIPFEIDIDFRGSRDISILPLGKKNHFEIKSNWKSPSFSGVLPTERTIDENGFLAKWEVSNLIRNYPQIIDVNEDKYSDFYDEYYDYSSENYSTYGNYSNGNTVVKVALFDSVTSYTQIYRACYYGILFIGMSLVVVYIFEVVSKKAAHYVQYGVVGFSLVIFYLLLLSLSEHIGFEWAYLISSLAIVIPNSMYITSMTSNKKFGIGMFIFLSGIYAILFSILRMEQYALLTGSLLILAVLYAVMYLTKKADVFQTLEEKE; encoded by the coding sequence ATGGAAAATAATCAACAAATACCGCCTTATGTAAGAAGAACAGTTTCACCTGTTATGAAAAAAATTGCATTCTTATTTATTTTTGTATTAGTATTACTAATCCCTTTAGAACTAATAAAGAATTTAATAGATGATAGAGGGAGATTATACAATCAAACAATAACTAATATTGGAAATGAATGGGGAAAAAGTCAAAAGATTATAGCACCTGTTATTACAATTTCATACACAGATACAGGTATAAATAAAAAAGACAGTGTTAATAATACAAAAACTGTTGCAGTAGTTCCAGTTGAAAGAAAGTTTGCAATATTGCCAGAGGAACTTAATGCTACTATTGAAATGAAAGATGAAGTAAGACAAAGAGGTATATACAATGCAACTGTCTATAATGCAAATATTAAATTAAAAGGATATTTTTCATCTAAGGATTTTCCAGAAGATAAAAAAGTGCAAGGTTGTGTGTCTATTGGTTTAACAGATACAAAAGCCCTAATAAAAATCAATAAATTTAAGATAGGAGACATGGAACAAGATTTAGAAGCTATGTCTGGAACTATGGCTACTCCTTTAATTACAAATGGGATATCTGGGCAACTAGGGCCTGAACATAATAGTATTATGGATAAAGAAAAAATTCCTTTTGAAATAGATATAGATTTTAGAGGAAGTAGAGATATTTCAATATTACCACTTGGAAAGAAAAATCATTTTGAAATAAAATCTAATTGGAAATCTCCAAGCTTCTCAGGTGTTTTACCTACTGAAAGAACTATTGATGAAAATGGTTTCTTAGCTAAATGGGAAGTTTCAAACTTAATTAGAAATTATCCTCAAATTATAGATGTAAATGAAGATAAATATAGTGACTTCTATGATGAATATTATGATTATAGCTCAGAAAATTATAGCACTTATGGAAATTACAGTAATGGAAATACTGTTGTAAAAGTGGCACTATTTGATTCTGTAACTAGTTACACTCAAATATATAGAGCTTGTTATTATGGAATATTGTTTATAGGTATGAGTTTGGTTGTAGTTTATATATTTGAAGTTGTCAGCAAGAAAGCTGCACACTACGTACAATATGGAGTTGTAGGTTTCTCACTTGTTATATTCTATTTATTACTTTTATCATTGTCAGAACATATAGGCTTTGAATGGGCTTACTTAATTTCTTCATTGGCAATAGTAATTCCAAACTCAATGTATATAACAAGCATGACTTCTAATAAAAAATTTGGTATAGGAATGTTTATCTTCCTGAGTGGTATCTATGCAATACTATTCTCTATTTTAAGAATGGAACAATATGCATTACTTACTGGAAGTTTATTAATTCTTGCTGTACTTTATGCAGTGATGTACTTAACAAAGAAAGCAGATGTTTTCCAGACTCTTGAGGAAAAAGAATAA
- a CDS encoding sodium-dependent transporter yields the protein MDNSERKFQSKIGFILTCVGSAVGMANIWAFPYRVGKYGGAVFLLIYFMFIALFSYVGLSAEYLIGRRAETGTLGSYEYAWKDVGKGKLGYGLAYIPLLGSMSIAIGYAVIAAWVLRTFGAAVTGKILEVDTAQFFGEAVTGNFVIMPWHIAVIVLTLLTLFAGAKSIEKTNKIMMPAFFVLFFILAVRVAFLPGAIEGYKYLFVPDWSYLSNVETWINAMGQAFFSLSITGSGMIVCGAYLDKKEDIINGALQTGVFDTIAAMIAAFVVIPASFAFGYPASAGPSLMFMTIPEVFKQMPFGQLLAILFFVSVVFAAISSLQNMFEVVGESIQTRFKMTRKSVIVLLGIIALVIGIFIEPENKVGPWMDVVTIYIIPFGAVLGAISWYWILKKESYMEELNQGSKVTRSEIYHNVGKYVYVPLVLVVFVLGVIYHGIG from the coding sequence ATGGACAATTCGGAAAGGAAGTTTCAGTCAAAAATAGGTTTCATTTTAACTTGTGTTGGATCTGCTGTTGGAATGGCTAATATTTGGGCATTCCCATACAGAGTTGGTAAATATGGGGGAGCAGTATTTTTATTAATATATTTTATGTTTATTGCATTATTTTCTTATGTTGGTCTATCAGCTGAATATTTAATTGGAAGAAGAGCTGAAACAGGAACACTTGGTTCTTATGAATATGCTTGGAAAGATGTAGGAAAGGGAAAATTAGGTTATGGTTTAGCCTATATACCTCTTTTAGGGTCTATGAGTATAGCTATTGGATATGCAGTAATAGCTGCTTGGGTATTAAGAACTTTTGGAGCTGCTGTTACTGGAAAAATTTTAGAAGTTGATACAGCTCAATTTTTTGGTGAAGCTGTCACTGGAAATTTTGTAATAATGCCTTGGCATATAGCAGTAATTGTTTTAACCCTACTTACACTTTTTGCTGGAGCAAAGAGTATAGAAAAAACTAATAAAATAATGATGCCTGCATTCTTTGTATTATTTTTTATACTAGCAGTGAGAGTTGCTTTTTTACCAGGTGCCATTGAAGGATATAAATACTTATTTGTACCTGATTGGAGTTATTTATCTAATGTGGAAACTTGGATTAATGCAATGGGACAAGCATTTTTTTCACTTTCAATAACTGGTAGTGGAATGATAGTCTGTGGTGCATACTTAGATAAAAAAGAAGATATAATCAATGGTGCATTGCAAACAGGAGTATTTGATACAATCGCTGCAATGATAGCTGCTTTTGTTGTAATTCCTGCATCTTTTGCATTTGGATATCCTGCAAGTGCTGGACCATCTTTAATGTTTATGACTATACCAGAAGTCTTTAAGCAAATGCCATTTGGGCAACTATTAGCAATATTATTCTTTGTATCAGTTGTATTTGCTGCTATTAGTTCATTACAAAATATGTTTGAAGTTGTTGGCGAATCTATACAAACAAGATTTAAGATGACAAGAAAATCAGTTATTGTATTGCTTGGAATAATTGCTCTTGTTATTGGTATATTTATTGAACCTGAAAATAAAGTTGGACCTTGGATGGATGTTGTTACTATATATATAATTCCATTTGGAGCAGTACTTGGAGCAATTTCTTGGTATTGGATATTAAAAAAAGAATCTTATATGGAAGAACTTAATCAAGGAAGTAAAGTTACTCGTTCAGAAATATATCATAATGTTGGAAAATATGTATATGTACCGTTAGTTTTAGTAGTATTTGTACTTGGTGTTATCTATCATGGTATTGGATA
- a CDS encoding transposase, with amino-acid sequence MLNIVQNGNYPNLKIKNLAKKAVSKLYKEDKRLFFNVGSGDVSSPKGIVKYLGRYLTRAPIAEYKITYYDNEKVTFFFNDLANDKKKTYVTMDIDKFVQ; translated from the coding sequence GTGCTTAATATTGTACAAAATGGTAATTATCCTAATCTTAAAATTAAAAATCTTGCTAAAAAAGCTGTTTCTAAGTTATACAAAGAGGATAAAAGATTATTCTTTAATGTAGGCTCTGGCGATGTTAGTTCACCTAAAGGAATTGTAAAATATTTAGGTAGATATCTCACTCGTGCTCCTATTGCTGAATACAAAATTACTTATTATGATAATGAAAAAGTTACTTTTTTCTTTAATGATTTAGCTAATGATAAAAAGAAAACATATGTAACTATGGATATAGATAAATTTGTTCAATAA
- a CDS encoding FAD-dependent oxidoreductase yields MERIYDMIVIGGGPAGLSAGIYGGRAKLDVLIIEKENKGGQISLTSEVVNYPGILEISGSEFMTQTKKQAQGFGVNFVQEEVLDMDFTEKIKTIKTNNAEYKTLSVVIATGAAPRKLGFPGEQEFTGRGVAYCATCDGEFFTGMDIFVIGAGFAAAEEAMFLTKYGKSVTIIAREPDFTCAKLIGDKVKAHPKITVKFNTELTELTGDVKPTAAKFKNNVTGEITEYKAKVGETFGVFVFVGYAPSSQIFKGHIEIDKAGFIPTNEDLMTNVDGVFAVGDIRPKRLRQVVTAVADGAIAATSIEKYVHDLREELGIKKEEKKEEKTTSVTTEKEHFLDNELRQQLVAVVDRFENPVEIVVFKDPNNEESVNIENAVKDIASISPEKLKFSSYNEGENKELETKVKVTRTPTIAILDKDGNYTGLKYSSLPSGHELNSFILGLYNVAGPGQKVATESLEKIEKINKPVNIKIGISLSCTKCPKTVQATQRIATLNKNVEMEMINIFTFQDFKNRYDIMSVPAIIVDDQHIYFGEKTVEDMLEIINK; encoded by the coding sequence ATGGAAAGAATTTATGATATGATTGTCATTGGTGGAGGACCTGCTGGTCTATCTGCTGGAATATATGGTGGAAGAGCAAAATTAGATGTTTTAATTATAGAAAAAGAAAATAAAGGTGGACAAATTAGCCTTACAAGTGAAGTTGTAAACTACCCAGGAATATTAGAAATTTCTGGAAGTGAATTTATGACCCAAACTAAAAAACAAGCACAAGGTTTTGGAGTCAACTTTGTTCAAGAAGAAGTTTTAGATATGGATTTTACAGAAAAAATAAAAACTATCAAAACTAATAATGCTGAATATAAAACTCTCAGTGTTGTAATAGCAACAGGGGCTGCACCAAGAAAATTAGGCTTCCCTGGTGAACAAGAATTTACAGGAAGAGGAGTTGCTTACTGTGCTACTTGTGATGGAGAATTCTTCACAGGAATGGATATCTTTGTTATAGGAGCAGGTTTTGCAGCTGCAGAAGAAGCAATGTTCTTAACAAAATATGGAAAATCAGTGACAATAATAGCAAGAGAACCTGACTTTACTTGTGCTAAATTAATAGGAGATAAAGTAAAAGCACATCCAAAAATTACAGTTAAATTTAATACTGAATTAACTGAATTAACTGGAGATGTTAAACCTACAGCAGCTAAATTTAAAAACAATGTAACAGGAGAAATTACTGAATATAAAGCAAAAGTTGGAGAAACATTTGGAGTATTTGTATTTGTAGGCTATGCTCCTTCAAGCCAAATATTCAAAGGACATATTGAAATAGATAAAGCAGGTTTTATTCCTACTAATGAAGACTTAATGACTAATGTTGATGGAGTATTTGCAGTAGGAGATATTAGACCCAAAAGATTAAGACAAGTTGTAACAGCTGTTGCTGATGGAGCTATTGCAGCTACAAGTATAGAAAAATATGTTCATGATTTAAGAGAAGAATTAGGAATTAAAAAAGAAGAAAAAAAAGAAGAAAAGACTACTTCTGTTACTACTGAAAAAGAACATTTCTTAGACAATGAACTAAGACAACAATTAGTTGCTGTTGTTGATAGATTTGAAAATCCAGTAGAAATTGTAGTTTTCAAAGATCCTAATAATGAAGAATCAGTAAATATAGAAAATGCAGTAAAAGATATAGCTTCTATATCTCCTGAAAAATTAAAATTCTCATCATACAATGAAGGAGAAAATAAAGAATTAGAAACTAAGGTAAAAGTTACAAGAACACCTACAATAGCTATCTTAGATAAAGACGGTAACTATACAGGTTTAAAATATTCAAGTTTACCAAGTGGACATGAATTAAATTCGTTCATACTTGGATTATATAATGTTGCTGGTCCAGGACAAAAAGTTGCTACTGAAAGTTTAGAAAAGATTGAAAAAATAAACAAACCAGTTAATATCAAAATTGGAATTTCATTGTCTTGTACTAAATGTCCTAAGACTGTTCAAGCAACTCAAAGAATTGCAACATTAAATAAAAATGTTGAAATGGAAATGATAAATATTTTCACTTTCCAAGATTTCAAGAATAGATATGATATTATGAGTGTTCCAGCTATTATAGTTGACGATCAACATATTTACTTTGGAGAAAAAACAGTTGAAGATATGCTAGAAATTATTAACAAGTAA
- a CDS encoding YibE/F family protein — protein sequence MKKILVFVIFLVCSTITFSDKVITNKNETKEEYLSGKIIALVSEENSDEDSIAKLQKFNVKLLDGIDKGEVVEIDLPIYMNDEYNINAKVGDRVVVYKTFDNYGNDEMQLQYYISDVDKRIELYVMGIGFVALVLLIARKNGLKSLFALTVTIAFIIKIFIPAIYNGYSPILFAIITAVFSSLVTIYFTVGMNKKFIVALLGVTGGVLIAGILSYIFTYRMRLNGFLDSDLLACAYLFKNIKMKEIIPAGVIIGSLGAVMDVAVSIASSINELHEIDPNISKKSMFKSAINIGNDIIGTMINTLILAYIASAIFTLLLIYMQANEYPLIRILNFQDIAVEIMRSICGSIGILIAVPLTAYIGTLIYKKK from the coding sequence ATGAAAAAAATTCTTGTATTTGTGATATTTTTAGTGTGCTCTACTATTACTTTTTCAGATAAGGTTATAACAAATAAAAATGAAACAAAAGAGGAGTATCTATCTGGAAAAATTATTGCTCTTGTTTCTGAGGAAAACTCAGATGAAGATAGCATAGCAAAATTACAAAAATTTAATGTAAAACTTTTAGATGGTATTGATAAAGGAGAAGTTGTAGAAATTGACTTACCTATTTATATGAATGATGAGTACAATATCAATGCCAAAGTTGGTGATAGAGTTGTTGTCTATAAAACATTTGATAACTATGGTAATGATGAAATGCAATTACAATATTATATCTCTGATGTGGATAAAAGAATAGAGCTATATGTAATGGGAATTGGTTTTGTTGCTCTTGTTCTTTTAATTGCAAGAAAAAATGGATTAAAGTCTCTGTTTGCTTTGACAGTAACTATTGCCTTTATTATAAAAATCTTTATTCCTGCAATATATAATGGATATTCTCCAATACTTTTTGCTATAATAACTGCTGTATTCTCATCACTAGTAACAATATATTTTACAGTAGGTATGAATAAAAAATTTATTGTTGCCTTATTAGGTGTTACAGGTGGAGTTTTAATAGCAGGTATACTTTCATATATATTTACATATAGAATGCGTCTTAATGGTTTCTTAGACTCCGATCTTTTAGCTTGTGCTTATCTTTTTAAAAACATAAAAATGAAAGAAATTATTCCAGCAGGAGTTATTATAGGAAGTTTAGGTGCTGTAATGGATGTGGCAGTTTCTATAGCATCATCTATCAATGAATTACATGAAATAGATCCAAATATATCTAAAAAATCTATGTTTAAGTCCGCTATAAATATTGGTAATGATATTATAGGAACTATGATTAATACACTAATTCTTGCCTATATTGCAAGTGCTATATTTACATTATTGCTTATCTATATGCAAGCAAATGAATATCCACTTATTAGAATTTTAAATTTCCAAGATATTGCTGTTGAAATTATGAGATCTATCTGTGGAAGTATTGGAATTTTAATAGCTGTTCCTTTAACTGCATATATAGGTACTTTGATTTATAAGAAAAAATGA
- a CDS encoding GntR family transcriptional regulator: protein MKVVKDLLSEQIYKILKNDIINSKINFGEVLVNKNLQERFEVSSTPIRDAILRLKEDGIIEEITRSGAKLIDFDPNFACEVNQLIMTITLGVIEYSLENKENRKEIVDNLNKYIKLQQNNVSTDLYYEYDYHFHKTFFDYSNNKLLKDLFKKYNLINEILVKAYHKGAFSLEIRMACLEDHENIIKSIEENNISKTLDSVKKHYLRADRIFKNKLKIN from the coding sequence ATGAAAGTGGTAAAAGATTTGTTAAGTGAACAAATATATAAAATTTTAAAAAATGATATTATCAATTCTAAAATAAATTTTGGTGAAGTTTTGGTTAATAAAAATCTACAAGAAAGATTTGAGGTAAGTTCAACTCCAATAAGAGATGCAATTCTTCGTTTAAAAGAAGATGGTATAATAGAAGAAATAACAAGATCAGGAGCTAAATTAATAGATTTTGACCCTAATTTTGCTTGTGAAGTTAATCAATTAATTATGACTATTACCTTAGGAGTTATTGAATATTCCTTAGAAAATAAAGAAAATAGAAAAGAAATTGTTGATAACCTAAATAAATATATAAAATTGCAACAAAATAATGTATCTACTGATTTATATTATGAATATGACTATCATTTTCATAAAACTTTTTTTGATTATTCAAATAATAAGTTATTAAAAGACTTATTTAAAAAATATAATTTAATTAATGAAATTTTGGTTAAAGCATATCATAAAGGTGCTTTTTCCTTAGAAATTAGAATGGCATGTTTAGAAGATCATGAAAATATTATCAAATCCATAGAAGAGAATAATATATCTAAGACTTTAGATTCAGTAAAGAAACATTATTTAAGAGCTGATAGAATATTTAAAAATAAATTAAAAATAAATTAA
- the ahpC gene encoding alkyl hydroperoxide reductase subunit C, whose product MSLIGRKVPEFKATAFKKGEKDFVTVTDKDLLGKWSVFVFYPADFTFVCPTELEDLQDNYEAFKKEGAEVYSVSCDTAFVHKAWADHSERIKKVTYPMVADPTGFLARAFEVMIEEEGLALRGSFVINPEGKIVAYEVHDNGIGREAKELLRKLQGAKFVAEHGEVCPAKWQPGSETLKPSLDLIGEL is encoded by the coding sequence ATGTCATTAATAGGAAGAAAAGTTCCTGAATTTAAAGCAACAGCTTTCAAAAAAGGTGAAAAGGATTTTGTTACAGTTACAGATAAAGATTTATTAGGAAAATGGTCAGTATTTGTATTTTACCCAGCAGATTTTACATTTGTATGTCCTACTGAATTAGAAGATTTACAGGATAACTATGAAGCATTCAAAAAAGAAGGAGCAGAAGTTTACTCAGTTTCTTGTGATACTGCATTTGTTCATAAAGCTTGGGCAGATCATTCAGAAAGAATTAAAAAAGTTACTTATCCAATGGTAGCTGACCCTACTGGATTCTTAGCAAGAGCTTTTGAAGTTATGATAGAAGAAGAAGGATTAGCATTAAGAGGAAGTTTTGTAATCAATCCAGAAGGAAAAATCGTTGCTTATGAAGTACATGACAATGGAATTGGAAGAGAAGCAAAAGAATTATTAAGAAAACTTCAAGGAGCAAAATTTGTTGCTGAACACGGAGAAGTATGTCCAGCTAAATGGCAACCTGGAAGCGAAACTTTAAAACCTAGCTTAGATTTAATTGGAGAATTATAA
- a CDS encoding YARHG domain-containing protein has product MKKFFLTILFCILSIFTFANDWEFGSEGEHIIPLKGSNMSIKKEKITLKLTPDGMLVNVKFTFDNPTAENKIIGFVTPESGSGGEGEGKGNRKPEPLNIKSFKTTVNGKEVKSNVELLSKLLSKGVLDNNVIKEYTEKEKNFYNYVYYFNADFKQGENVVEHNYFYTGSYGVYERDFSYVVTTISKWKNKTVEDFEIEVQPGNYFVKLPYSFWKNNNKINWEIVGKGKMVTIAPTKKPNDEDANGIEKFGVIYLKLDNGFVRYKAKNFSPTDDFYMVRMDNILGFGYEFPEGKVQGYKFKDKYFDIAARGNSYGDTGFIKEYQQDLNDKDLDIIRNYPYALAGYDFDKKDLKDYFSQFIWYSPVSKNVKIDSDSNNIIKAVDEINTKRKK; this is encoded by the coding sequence ATGAAAAAATTTTTTCTAACAATTTTATTTTGCATTTTAAGTATCTTTACTTTTGCTAATGACTGGGAATTTGGCTCAGAAGGTGAACATATAATACCTTTAAAGGGTTCTAACATGAGCATAAAAAAAGAAAAAATCACTTTAAAATTAACGCCAGATGGAATGTTAGTTAATGTTAAATTCACTTTTGATAACCCTACTGCTGAAAATAAAATAATAGGTTTTGTTACCCCTGAAAGTGGCAGTGGTGGTGAAGGAGAAGGAAAAGGAAATAGAAAACCTGAGCCTTTAAATATTAAAAGTTTTAAAACTACTGTTAATGGTAAAGAAGTTAAATCTAATGTTGAATTATTATCTAAGTTGCTTTCAAAAGGTGTTTTAGATAATAATGTTATAAAAGAATATACAGAAAAAGAAAAAAACTTCTATAACTATGTTTATTACTTCAATGCAGACTTTAAACAAGGAGAAAATGTTGTAGAACATAACTATTTCTATACTGGTTCTTATGGAGTATATGAAAGAGATTTTAGCTATGTAGTAACTACTATTTCTAAATGGAAAAATAAAACTGTTGAAGATTTTGAAATTGAAGTTCAACCTGGAAATTATTTTGTTAAATTACCTTACTCTTTCTGGAAAAATAATAATAAAATAAACTGGGAAATTGTTGGTAAAGGTAAAATGGTTACAATAGCTCCAACTAAAAAACCTAATGATGAAGATGCAAATGGAATTGAAAAATTTGGAGTTATTTATTTAAAACTTGATAATGGCTTTGTAAGATATAAGGCTAAAAATTTCTCTCCTACTGATGACTTCTATATGGTTCGTATGGACAATATTTTAGGATTTGGATATGAATTTCCAGAAGGAAAAGTTCAAGGATACAAGTTTAAAGATAAGTATTTTGATATTGCAGCTAGAGGAAATAGCTATGGAGATACAGGTTTTATTAAAGAATATCAACAGGATTTAAATGATAAAGATTTAGACATAATCCGTAACTATCCTTATGCCTTAGCTGGATATGACTTCGATAAAAAAGATTTAAAAGATTATTTCTCACAATTTATTTGGTATAGCCCAGTTAGTAAAAATGTAAAAATTGATTCTGACTCTAACAATATAATAAAAGCTGTTGATGAAATAAATACAAAAAGAAAGAAATAA